A genomic stretch from Prochlorococcus marinus str. MIT 9312 includes:
- a CDS encoding helix-turn-helix domain-containing protein, with amino-acid sequence MYILKNFFLFNKKSENNKDFSNGVVDQYIEIAKLVKQARIEQNLTIKELSQISKIPEQTIISIENNNINIRPKYPFIRSILIKLEECLVLKKNTLVKLVIREKETFKNEKKDFLVSKFDLINTWQGTLLYFFILVLTIFILKRYFILNVNVIEIQNIENKMIDK; translated from the coding sequence ATGTATATTTTGAAAAACTTTTTTTTATTTAATAAAAAATCTGAAAATAATAAAGACTTTAGTAATGGGGTAGTTGATCAGTATATAGAAATTGCTAAGTTAGTAAAACAGGCAAGAATCGAACAAAACCTAACAATAAAAGAACTCTCACAAATATCAAAAATTCCTGAACAAACAATAATTTCAATTGAAAATAATAATATAAATATTAGACCTAAGTATCCCTTTATAAGATCCATATTAATTAAATTGGAGGAATGCTTAGTATTAAAAAAAAATACATTAGTAAAATTAGTAATTAGAGAAAAAGAAACTTTTAAGAATGAAAAAAAGGATTTTCTTGTCAGCAAATTCGACCTTATAAATACATGGCAGGGAACTCTTTTGTATTTTTTTATTTTAGTACTAACTATATTTATATTAAAGAGATACTTTATTTTGAATGTAAATGTTATTGAGATTCAAAATATTGAAAATAAAATGATTGATAAATAA
- a CDS encoding ABC1 kinase family protein yields the protein MTRSYSKYSAKGDLVWLMLRPWILIPRVLYIVLTFIFLFIRILFQGNSKNKNVQKNLSKYLFDVITDLGPCFIKLGQALSTRPDLVRQDWLTELANLQDNLPAFDHKIALKIIEEELGAPANELFDEFPDSPIASASLGQVYKAKIKNNIYLAVKVQRPNLYFLIRRDVVILRFLATFFSPFLPLNIGVGIGEIIDEFGRSLFDEIDYEKEGENALKFADLFKENPNVFIPKFEKQFSSKRVITTSWIDGVKLRDRYLLEENNLIPSSFIKTCVISGLQQLFEYGYFHADPHPGNMFALKGGNADCGHLAYVDFGMMDEITNSDRLTLIKAIVHIINEEYYLLAKDFQKLGFLTKDQDLQKLVSPLREVLGGSLGAEVGNFNLKNVTDKFSKLMYSYPFRVPSRFALIIRAVVSQEGLALRLDPEFKILKIAYPYIAKKLLTDNSEEILEILLEVVFDKKGRIQIEKVESLLNILFKDSENINSDLIPVANAGLKLFVGKQGSEVRKNLLLSLIKDDKLEFTDAKKLLSLIRDTFSPLNIAKSAVQKIISPV from the coding sequence ATGACAAGATCTTATTCGAAATATTCAGCAAAAGGTGACTTAGTTTGGTTGATGTTGAGACCATGGATTTTAATCCCAAGAGTTTTATATATCGTTTTAACTTTTATTTTTCTTTTTATAAGAATACTTTTTCAAGGTAACAGTAAAAATAAAAATGTACAAAAAAATCTTTCAAAATATCTTTTTGATGTAATAACTGATTTAGGACCTTGTTTTATAAAATTAGGACAAGCACTTTCAACTAGACCGGATCTTGTTAGACAAGATTGGCTTACAGAACTAGCAAACTTACAGGATAATCTCCCAGCATTTGATCACAAAATTGCTTTAAAAATTATTGAAGAAGAACTTGGAGCTCCTGCTAATGAATTATTTGATGAGTTCCCAGATAGTCCTATTGCTTCAGCAAGCTTAGGTCAAGTTTACAAAGCAAAAATAAAAAATAATATTTATCTTGCTGTGAAAGTACAGAGGCCAAACTTGTACTTTCTTATAAGAAGAGATGTTGTAATTTTAAGGTTTCTAGCAACCTTCTTTTCACCATTTTTACCATTAAATATTGGTGTTGGAATTGGAGAAATAATAGATGAATTTGGCAGGTCACTTTTTGATGAAATTGACTACGAAAAAGAAGGCGAAAATGCTTTAAAGTTTGCAGATTTATTCAAAGAAAACCCTAATGTTTTTATCCCTAAATTTGAAAAACAGTTTTCATCAAAAAGGGTTATCACAACCTCTTGGATTGATGGAGTTAAGTTAAGAGATCGGTATTTATTGGAGGAAAATAACTTAATACCCTCCTCTTTTATAAAAACTTGTGTAATCAGTGGTCTACAGCAATTATTTGAATATGGATATTTTCATGCCGACCCACATCCTGGCAATATGTTTGCTCTAAAAGGAGGTAATGCAGATTGTGGTCATTTAGCTTATGTGGATTTCGGAATGATGGATGAAATTACAAACTCAGATAGACTTACTCTCATTAAGGCAATTGTTCACATAATAAATGAAGAATATTATCTTCTTGCAAAAGATTTCCAGAAATTAGGTTTTTTAACCAAAGATCAAGATCTTCAAAAACTTGTTTCACCATTAAGAGAAGTTCTAGGAGGATCTCTAGGTGCTGAGGTTGGGAATTTTAATCTTAAAAACGTAACAGATAAATTCTCAAAGCTAATGTATTCTTATCCATTTAGGGTCCCTAGTAGATTTGCATTAATAATAAGGGCAGTTGTTAGTCAAGAAGGATTAGCGCTAAGACTAGATCCTGAATTTAAAATCTTAAAAATTGCATATCCTTATATTGCCAAAAAACTACTTACCGATAATTCTGAGGAGATTTTAGAAATTCTTCTAGAAGTTGTTTTTGATAAAAAAGGTAGAATTCAAATTGAAAAAGTTGAAAGTTTATTGAATATTTTATTTAAAGATTCTGAAAATATTAATTCAGATCTTATACCAGTTGCTAATGCTGGGTTGAAATTATTTGTCGGTAAACAAGGATCGGAAGTTCGTAAGAATCTTCTTTTAAGTCTTATAAAAGATGACAAATTAGAATTTACTGATGCGAAAAAACTCTTAAGTTTAATTAGAGATACTTTTAGCCCTTTGAATATTGCAAAAAGTGCAGTTCAAAAAATTATTTCTCCAGTTTAG
- a CDS encoding SRPBCC family protein, with protein sequence MINPQESVDHSKNSDYRTIEQTMEKLSDGTRRLAAQLTTSASLDSLWNVLTDYDRLNLYIPNLLSSKKIYQKNNNVHLKQVGAQDFLGMKFSAEVTIDLFEDKELGILKFNLIKGDFRKFEGSWKIQNIKNTSKNSLIYDLTVQGCQWMPIGMIEKRLKKDLSENLIAVDRQAKS encoded by the coding sequence ATGATTAATCCTCAAGAATCAGTAGATCATTCTAAAAATAGTGATTACAGGACAATTGAGCAAACGATGGAAAAGCTTTCTGACGGGACAAGAAGACTTGCAGCTCAACTAACTACTTCTGCAAGTTTGGATTCTTTATGGAATGTTTTAACAGATTATGATCGATTAAATCTATACATCCCAAATCTACTTTCAAGCAAAAAAATATATCAAAAGAACAATAATGTCCATTTGAAACAAGTTGGGGCACAAGATTTTCTTGGCATGAAATTTTCAGCTGAAGTAACTATAGATTTATTTGAAGATAAAGAGCTTGGCATTTTAAAATTTAATTTGATTAAAGGAGATTTCAGAAAATTTGAAGGTAGTTGGAAAATTCAAAACATTAAAAATACTTCAAAAAATTCGTTAATTTATGATCTTACTGTTCAAGGTTGTCAGTGGATGCCAATCGGCATGATAGAGAAAAGACTAAAAAAAGATCTTTCAGAAAATTTGATTGCCGTAGATAGGCAAGCGAAATCATAA
- the malQ gene encoding 4-alpha-glucanotransferase translates to MSIQTALKKKSLGVLMHPSCIPGGRVCGTFGKGAKDWIKKLHKHGIEYWQFLPLTPTDSTGSPYSSPSSFALNPWFLDVDYLIEEGFIFISNLEELGPSNKNKNHFDFDIATNLTKKLGRLLLQGWTSQSEERKLDFNQWISKNSWVEDYATFVVIREEFNMLPWWQWPKEFKKKNNKFLKSWIYTKSEEILTKKLIQWHLDKQWRSIKNYAKSYNIKLIGDLPFYVSRDSADVWSNKSLFSIFKNGDLIFQSGVPPDYFSSTGQLWGTPTYFWSKHKSTNFDWWRKRFKRQFELVDLLRLDHFRGLAGYWRVNGNSKTAISGKWINSPGRTLLNKLKIDLGTTYLPIIAEDLGVITPDVEKLRINFELPGMKILQFAFDGNEDNPYLPKNIDGENWVVYTGTHDNSTSISWWECLENNSKKLIKDEYKFSEDPSWSLIKMGMETNANLFIAPIQDILSLDDSSRLNIPGTTKNNWKWKLNRPLGEIENNIRRFSELGNNFGRTRK, encoded by the coding sequence ATGTCTATTCAAACAGCTCTTAAAAAAAAATCATTAGGTGTACTCATGCATCCTTCATGTATCCCAGGAGGAAGAGTATGTGGAACCTTTGGTAAAGGGGCTAAAGATTGGATAAAAAAGCTTCATAAGCATGGGATCGAATACTGGCAATTTTTACCTCTTACACCAACTGATTCTACTGGGTCTCCATATAGTTCACCATCTAGCTTTGCACTGAATCCATGGTTTCTTGACGTAGATTATTTAATCGAAGAAGGTTTTATCTTCATTTCTAATTTAGAAGAATTAGGACCCTCAAATAAAAATAAGAATCATTTTGATTTTGATATTGCGACTAATTTAACAAAAAAATTAGGTCGCCTCCTTTTGCAAGGTTGGACTTCTCAATCTGAAGAGAGAAAACTTGATTTCAATCAATGGATTAGCAAGAATTCTTGGGTTGAGGATTATGCAACATTTGTTGTTATCAGGGAGGAATTTAATATGTTGCCTTGGTGGCAATGGCCTAAAGAATTTAAAAAAAAAAATAACAAGTTTTTAAAATCATGGATTTATACAAAAAGTGAAGAAATACTTACTAAAAAATTAATACAGTGGCATTTAGATAAGCAATGGAGATCTATTAAAAATTATGCGAAATCATATAATATTAAGTTAATTGGAGATTTACCCTTTTATGTTTCTAGGGACAGCGCCGACGTATGGAGTAATAAATCACTATTTTCAATTTTTAAAAATGGAGATTTAATCTTTCAAAGTGGTGTGCCTCCTGATTATTTTTCATCAACAGGACAATTATGGGGGACCCCAACTTACTTTTGGTCAAAACATAAGAGTACTAATTTCGATTGGTGGAGAAAAAGATTTAAAAGGCAATTTGAACTTGTTGACTTGTTGAGATTAGATCATTTCAGGGGTTTGGCAGGTTACTGGAGAGTCAATGGCAATTCTAAAACAGCAATTTCTGGTAAATGGATAAATTCTCCAGGAAGAACATTATTAAATAAACTAAAAATTGATTTAGGGACTACCTACCTACCAATTATCGCTGAAGATCTAGGAGTAATTACACCTGATGTAGAAAAATTAAGGATAAATTTTGAACTACCTGGCATGAAAATATTACAATTTGCTTTTGATGGAAATGAAGATAACCCATATTTACCCAAGAATATTGACGGAGAAAATTGGGTTGTTTATACAGGCACCCATGACAACTCTACTTCCATCTCATGGTGGGAATGTTTAGAAAATAACTCCAAAAAACTAATAAAAGATGAGTATAAATTTTCGGAAGATCCTTCATGGAGTTTAATAAAAATGGGCATGGAAACAAATGCTAATCTCTTTATCGCTCCAATCCAAGATATATTATCTTTAGATGACTCAAGTAGATTAAATATACCTGGTACTACAAAAAATAACTGGAAATGGAAGTTAAATCGCCCTTTAGGAGAAATAGAAAACAATATTAGAAGATTTAGTGAGCTAGGAAATAATTTTGGCAGGACAAGAAAATAG
- a CDS encoding phosphatidate cytidylyltransferase, with protein MRLRSGLLIGIFGLIVVLLGGWFFTLATALLTYLALLEFFRMAEFKGIKPATKTTLFSSFAIIISTYLETIGLLEGEISNSILPICSVGICTWLLLQPKPGTISDIAASIFGLFYLGFLPSYWIKLRGLDSVIISSNNGFISFENLSDTTGIHLTLTSCFLIVASDIGSYFIGKLFGKTSLSPISPSKTIEGLIGGISCSILLAIFFAFLLNWEKPLLVGILYGILISLMALVGDLIESMMKRDAKIKDSGTFLPGHGGILDRIDSYIFTPSVLYYIFIILKYLN; from the coding sequence ATGAGATTAAGAAGCGGATTACTTATAGGAATTTTTGGTTTAATTGTTGTTTTGTTGGGGGGATGGTTTTTTACATTAGCAACAGCTTTGCTTACTTATTTAGCATTATTGGAATTTTTTAGAATGGCAGAATTTAAAGGAATAAAACCAGCTACAAAAACAACATTATTTTCATCTTTCGCTATTATAATTTCGACTTATCTTGAGACCATTGGTTTGCTTGAAGGAGAAATATCAAATTCAATTTTGCCAATCTGTTCAGTTGGGATATGCACTTGGTTGCTTTTGCAACCAAAACCTGGGACAATTTCAGACATTGCCGCCTCTATTTTTGGGTTATTCTATTTAGGTTTTTTACCTAGTTACTGGATTAAGTTAAGGGGATTAGATTCAGTGATAATAAGTTCTAATAATGGTTTTATTTCGTTTGAAAACTTATCAGATACTACAGGTATTCATTTAACTTTAACTTCTTGTTTTTTAATTGTAGCTAGTGATATTGGTTCTTATTTCATTGGGAAGTTATTTGGTAAAACATCTCTTTCTCCAATATCTCCCAGCAAAACTATAGAAGGTTTAATTGGAGGAATATCCTGTTCAATTTTACTTGCAATATTTTTCGCATTTCTACTGAATTGGGAAAAACCATTATTAGTTGGTATCTTGTATGGAATTTTAATTTCTCTTATGGCATTGGTTGGAGATTTAATTGAGTCAATGATGAAGAGAGATGCAAAAATAAAAGATTCCGGAACTTTTTTACCCGGACATGGAGGTATTCTTGACAGAATTGACAGTTACATCTTTACTCCATCTGTTTTATATTATATTTTTATAATTCTCAAATATCTAAATTAA
- a CDS encoding ribose-phosphate pyrophosphokinase: protein MTSFITAVQNKESNFNLTNSRLRLVSGTTNPKLAEEIASYLGIENVPLISKRFADGELYVQIQQSIRGCDVFLIQPTSAPVNDSLMELMIMVDACKRASARQITAVIPYFGYARADRKTSGRESITAKLTANLLEKSGVDRVLAMDLHSAQIQGYFDIPCDHIYGSPVLIDYLESLNLEEVVVVSPDVGGVSRARAFAKLMKDAPLAIIDKRRSAHNIAESLTVIGEVKGKTAILIDDMIDTGGTICSGAHLLKKEGANRIFACASHAVFSPPSYERLSTKDLFEQVIVTNSIPVIVKDDFPQLKVLSVANMLGEAIWRIHEESSVSSMFR, encoded by the coding sequence GTGACAAGTTTTATCACGGCGGTGCAGAATAAAGAATCCAATTTTAATCTAACTAATAGTAGATTAAGGTTAGTAAGTGGAACAACAAATCCTAAATTAGCTGAAGAAATTGCATCATACTTAGGGATTGAAAATGTACCTCTGATATCAAAAAGATTTGCTGATGGTGAACTTTATGTTCAGATTCAGCAATCTATTAGAGGTTGCGATGTATTCTTAATTCAACCTACATCTGCTCCAGTAAACGATAGTTTAATGGAACTTATGATAATGGTTGATGCTTGCAAGAGGGCATCTGCAAGACAAATAACGGCCGTAATCCCTTATTTTGGATATGCAAGGGCAGATAGAAAGACTTCAGGAAGAGAATCTATAACTGCAAAACTTACTGCTAATTTACTAGAGAAGTCAGGAGTCGATAGAGTTCTTGCAATGGATTTGCATTCTGCTCAAATACAAGGTTATTTTGATATACCGTGCGATCATATTTACGGATCACCTGTATTAATTGATTATTTAGAAAGTTTAAATTTAGAGGAAGTTGTGGTTGTCTCTCCCGATGTAGGTGGGGTATCTAGAGCAAGAGCCTTTGCAAAATTAATGAAAGATGCACCTTTGGCTATAATTGATAAAAGGAGATCAGCTCATAATATTGCTGAAAGTCTAACGGTTATTGGTGAAGTTAAAGGTAAAACGGCTATTCTCATAGACGATATGATAGATACTGGAGGCACAATTTGTTCTGGAGCTCATTTATTAAAAAAAGAAGGCGCTAATAGAATATTCGCATGTGCCTCACATGCTGTATTTTCTCCTCCTTCTTATGAAAGATTAAGTACTAAGGATTTATTCGAACAAGTTATTGTTACCAATAGCATACCTGTTATTGTTAAAGATGATTTCCCGCAGTTAAAAGTCCTTTCTGTCGCAAATATGTTGGGTGAAGCCATTTGGAGAATCCACGAAGAAAGTTCGGTTAGTTCAATGTTCAGATAA
- a CDS encoding alpha/beta fold hydrolase, whose product MTKNHFEQLNNLNVEFFESAKLSLLDPLGLYLANDVKWIKLNENWNSLKFPVVMGGEGQPILLLHGFDSSFLEFRRIYKSLKRNFQVIIPDLLGFGFSPRCATNEYNSSKIISYLIDLLKTLQITKNLKIIGASMGGSTSLKLAFEIPDSIDKIILLSPAGLFGEPKSIPFPLNQIGASFLGLPQVRKSLCRQAFAFPDECVGEMEEQIASIHLGCKGWRNSLASFAKSGGFAGTHKYIQNIPIKTLCGENDRILGKKEIKNISKIEKLNFVGLQNCGHLPHVDLPSLSSKIIQDYFLE is encoded by the coding sequence TTGACTAAAAACCATTTTGAACAATTAAATAATTTAAATGTGGAATTTTTCGAAAGTGCCAAATTGTCACTATTAGACCCATTAGGTCTTTATTTGGCAAATGATGTTAAGTGGATAAAACTCAATGAAAATTGGAACTCTTTAAAATTTCCTGTGGTTATGGGAGGAGAAGGTCAACCTATACTTCTTCTACATGGCTTTGATAGTAGTTTTTTAGAGTTTAGGAGAATATATAAATCATTAAAAAGAAATTTCCAAGTTATAATTCCTGATCTATTAGGTTTTGGTTTTAGTCCTAGGTGCGCAACAAATGAATACAATTCCTCGAAAATAATTTCGTATTTAATTGATCTTCTTAAGACCTTACAAATAACTAAGAATCTAAAAATTATTGGTGCCTCTATGGGTGGCTCAACATCTTTAAAACTTGCTTTCGAAATTCCTGATTCTATTGATAAAATTATCCTTTTATCCCCGGCTGGATTATTCGGAGAACCTAAGAGTATCCCTTTCCCTCTTAACCAAATTGGGGCCTCATTTCTTGGATTGCCGCAGGTCAGAAAAAGTCTTTGTAGGCAAGCATTTGCTTTTCCAGATGAATGTGTTGGTGAGATGGAAGAGCAAATTGCTTCAATTCATTTAGGTTGTAAAGGATGGAGGAATTCACTTGCATCATTTGCAAAAAGTGGAGGGTTTGCTGGAACACATAAATATATCCAAAACATCCCTATTAAAACATTATGTGGAGAAAATGATCGCATTCTAGGAAAAAAAGAGATTAAAAATATAAGTAAAATTGAAAAATTAAATTTTGTAGGCTTGCAAAATTGTGGTCATCTTCCTCATGTCGATCTACCATCATTATCTAGTAAAATTATCCAAGATTATTTTTTGGAATAA
- a CDS encoding histidine kinase yields MNDKKELKLILVAARNQLSSSDIKSLIAYLESDDCNFEISLQISEPTEQPELLELHRLVAIPALIKVSPAPKQIFAGSNIFSQLQKWLPRWNQEGLTKNLGINLQPSKIDSIRTQKEYLLEDELLVLRQENETLTKRIESQERLLRMVAHELRTPLTAATLAVQSQKLGQIDIAKLQEVIKRRLEEIELLSQDLLEVGTTKWEALFNPQKIDLGNISAEAILELEKFWRLRDIEIDTDIPSDLPSVFADQRRMRQVFLNLIENAIKFSKDYGSIKITMIHKTNQWVEITICDKGAGIPLNEQKRIFLDRVRLPQTSEGTSGFGIGLSVCRRIVQVHGGRIWVVSEIGVGSCFHFTVPVWQGQNKEQHYLTKG; encoded by the coding sequence TTGAATGATAAAAAAGAGCTTAAATTAATACTTGTAGCAGCTAGAAATCAACTTTCTAGTAGTGATATCAAATCTCTGATAGCTTATTTAGAATCAGATGATTGTAATTTTGAGATATCTCTTCAGATTTCCGAGCCCACAGAACAGCCTGAATTACTTGAATTACATAGATTAGTTGCTATTCCCGCTCTCATAAAGGTTTCTCCAGCTCCAAAGCAAATATTTGCTGGAAGTAATATTTTCTCACAGTTGCAGAAATGGTTGCCAAGGTGGAACCAGGAAGGCTTAACAAAAAATCTAGGGATTAATTTGCAACCATCCAAAATTGATTCCATAAGAACTCAAAAAGAATACCTTCTGGAGGACGAACTTCTCGTTTTAAGACAAGAAAATGAGACTTTAACAAAAAGAATAGAATCTCAGGAAAGATTATTAAGAATGGTCGCGCATGAATTAAGAACTCCCTTGACTGCTGCAACTTTGGCTGTTCAAAGTCAAAAACTTGGACAAATAGACATTGCGAAATTGCAAGAGGTTATTAAAAGACGTTTAGAAGAGATTGAACTCTTATCTCAGGATCTTTTAGAGGTTGGAACAACAAAATGGGAAGCGTTGTTTAATCCTCAGAAAATTGACTTAGGTAACATTAGTGCTGAAGCAATACTCGAATTAGAAAAATTCTGGAGATTGAGGGATATTGAAATTGATACTGATATTCCATCTGATCTGCCAAGTGTATTTGCGGATCAAAGAAGAATGAGGCAGGTATTTTTAAATTTAATTGAAAATGCTATTAAATTTTCTAAAGACTATGGATCAATAAAAATTACAATGATTCATAAGACAAATCAATGGGTAGAAATAACAATTTGTGACAAAGGTGCAGGTATTCCTTTGAACGAACAGAAAAGAATTTTTCTCGATAGAGTTAGGCTGCCACAGACTTCTGAAGGAACCTCAGGATTTGGTATTGGGTTGTCTGTATGCAGGAGAATAGTACAAGTCCATGGAGGAAGAATATGGGTTGTATCTGAAATTGGTGTAGGTTCTTGCTTCCATTTTACGGTTCCCGTGTGGCAAGGACAAAATAAAGAGCAACACTACTTGACGAAAGGCTAG
- a CDS encoding aminotransferase class I/II-fold pyridoxal phosphate-dependent enzyme, which translates to MSISSFLTKKFFKSFFFPAHNRGAALPKKLVKLLKNPPGYWDLPELPEIGSPLSQSGLIAKSQREFSEKFGAKGCFYGVNGASGLIQSAIIAMANPGETILMPRNVHISVIKTCAMQNILPIFFDLEFSSETGHYKPITKIWLEKVFKKLNFNENKIVGIILVSPSYHGYAGDLEPLIDLCHQKNLPVLVDEAHGSYFLFCENLNLPKSALSSNADLVVQSLHKSLNGLTQTAVLWYKGDLVNEYNLIKSINLLQTTSPSSLLLSSCEESIKDWLNKKSLSKYQKRISEAKSIYKKLMHKNIPLIETQDPLKIVVNTSKAGIDGFTADKFFYRNGLIAELPEMMTLTFCLGFANQKDFINLFENLWNKLLLNSNKLKSLEVLQSPFKLVQAPEIEIGIAWRSETRSIPFSQSLNKISGDIICPYPPGIPLLVPGEKIDKDRFNWINNQSLCNKDLVNFNIRVI; encoded by the coding sequence ATGAGCATTTCATCTTTTCTAACTAAAAAGTTTTTCAAGTCATTTTTCTTTCCCGCTCATAACAGAGGGGCAGCTTTACCAAAGAAGTTAGTAAAATTATTAAAAAATCCCCCTGGTTATTGGGACTTGCCGGAACTGCCAGAGATAGGGTCACCACTATCCCAAAGCGGATTAATTGCTAAATCTCAAAGAGAATTCTCTGAAAAATTTGGAGCCAAAGGATGTTTTTATGGAGTTAATGGAGCTTCTGGATTAATACAATCAGCGATAATTGCAATGGCTAATCCAGGCGAAACTATCCTGATGCCCAGAAATGTTCATATAAGTGTTATAAAAACCTGTGCAATGCAGAATATACTTCCAATATTCTTTGACCTGGAATTTTCATCAGAAACAGGGCATTACAAACCAATAACAAAAATCTGGTTGGAAAAAGTATTTAAAAAATTAAATTTCAATGAGAATAAAATTGTAGGGATAATTCTTGTAAGTCCCTCTTATCATGGATATGCAGGAGATTTAGAGCCTTTAATAGATCTTTGTCATCAAAAAAATCTACCTGTTTTAGTTGATGAAGCCCATGGTTCTTATTTCCTTTTTTGTGAAAATCTTAATTTACCAAAATCCGCTTTATCATCAAACGCTGATTTAGTCGTTCAATCATTGCATAAGTCGCTCAATGGTTTAACTCAAACGGCTGTACTCTGGTACAAAGGGGATCTAGTAAATGAATATAATTTAATCAAGAGTATTAATTTGTTGCAAACTACTAGTCCAAGTTCCTTATTACTTTCTTCTTGTGAAGAGTCTATTAAAGACTGGCTTAATAAAAAAAGTTTATCAAAATATCAAAAAAGAATTTCAGAAGCAAAAAGTATTTACAAAAAATTAATGCACAAGAATATTCCTCTCATAGAAACCCAAGACCCCTTAAAAATTGTAGTAAATACCTCTAAGGCTGGAATTGATGGTTTTACTGCTGATAAATTTTTTTATAGAAATGGTCTTATTGCTGAATTACCAGAAATGATGACTCTCACTTTTTGCTTAGGATTTGCAAATCAAAAAGATTTTATTAATTTATTTGAAAATTTGTGGAATAAATTACTATTAAATTCTAATAAATTAAAAAGTTTAGAAGTGCTCCAATCCCCCTTTAAATTAGTTCAAGCACCCGAAATTGAAATTGGAATTGCTTGGAGAAGTGAGACTCGTAGTATTCCTTTCTCACAATCATTAAATAAAATATCTGGAGATATTATTTGCCCTTATCCTCCTGGGATACCTCTACTAGTTCCTGGAGAAAAAATTGATAAAGATAGGTTTAATTGGATAAATAATCAAAGTTTATGCAACAAAGATCTGGTAAATTTTAATATAAGAGTCATATAA
- a CDS encoding iron-containing alcohol dehydrogenase has product MQLISPEIVFRGKDAWEKALPQITKLTKSPLILGRGIHTNNLRNKIFNDLKNQNLIVNSANLQFDCCYEDISRVKNIILKNNNDSVIAAGGGKVLDSGKYIAECLNIPCITVPLSASTCAGWTALSNIYTKDGQFIKDVALGSCPRILVYDHKFIQKAPSRTLASGIADALAKWYESSITSSTIDDGLVQQAIQISRVLRDQLLIDGEKAFKGQFENNPSWRNTVEACGLTAGLIGGIGGEKCRTAAAHAIHNAITQIITPNKFLHGEIVGVGLLLQLRLEEIKNNNKLADQSIKQLLVLMKELKLPTTIAQLGINVFENNNLEKIADFTCRDKSEIHFLPFEIFKQDIIEVITNFEQQKIKI; this is encoded by the coding sequence ATGCAGTTAATTTCTCCAGAAATTGTATTTAGGGGGAAAGATGCTTGGGAAAAAGCTTTACCTCAAATTACTAAATTAACCAAAAGTCCATTAATTTTAGGTAGGGGGATTCATACAAATAATCTGAGAAATAAAATATTTAATGATTTAAAAAATCAAAACCTTATTGTTAATTCTGCTAATTTACAATTTGATTGTTGTTATGAAGACATTTCAAGAGTAAAGAATATCATTTTAAAGAATAATAATGATTCTGTTATCGCTGCTGGAGGTGGCAAGGTTCTAGATTCTGGGAAATATATAGCAGAGTGTCTTAATATCCCTTGTATTACAGTGCCTCTTAGCGCCTCTACATGTGCAGGTTGGACAGCCTTATCGAATATTTATACAAAAGATGGCCAATTCATAAAGGATGTTGCATTAGGATCTTGTCCAAGAATCCTAGTATATGATCATAAATTTATTCAAAAAGCCCCATCTAGAACACTTGCTAGTGGCATAGCTGATGCTTTGGCAAAATGGTATGAATCCTCAATAACAAGTTCAACAATAGATGATGGACTTGTTCAACAAGCGATTCAGATATCAAGAGTTTTAAGAGATCAACTATTAATAGATGGAGAAAAAGCTTTTAAAGGACAATTCGAAAATAATCCTTCTTGGCGAAATACTGTAGAAGCTTGTGGACTTACAGCAGGATTAATCGGAGGTATTGGTGGAGAAAAGTGTAGGACTGCCGCAGCACATGCTATTCATAATGCAATTACTCAGATAATTACCCCTAATAAATTCTTACATGGTGAGATTGTTGGAGTAGGATTATTATTGCAATTAAGACTAGAAGAAATTAAAAATAATAATAAATTAGCTGATCAATCGATTAAACAATTATTGGTACTCATGAAAGAATTGAAATTACCAACTACTATTGCACAACTTGGAATAAATGTTTTTGAAAATAATAATTTAGAGAAAATTGCTGATTTTACTTGTCGAGATAAATCTGAGATTCATTTTTTGCCTTTTGAAATTTTTAAACAGGACATAATAGAGGTCATTACAAATTTTGAACAACAAAAAATTAAAATATAA